A window of the Sandaracinaceae bacterium genome harbors these coding sequences:
- a CDS encoding DUF501 domain-containing protein, with product MSANAAGDREALDAPDDTAALGAQLGRVPRGRPDVLVRCTLRLPVVVRMPPVLASGEPFPTRYWLTCPLLHRRIARLEGAGEVRRMEALLEADASLASAMRDAHTRYAAERDAHVDDGVAHPPAGGVAGIRLDEEGRAGLKCLHAHAADFLAGHENPVGERVASQTLPADCPLPCVHVGAAGVWVRNPEWREPSLAEP from the coding sequence GTGAGCGCCAACGCCGCGGGCGACCGGGAGGCGCTGGACGCTCCCGACGACACGGCTGCGCTCGGCGCACAGCTGGGTCGCGTGCCGCGTGGGCGGCCAGACGTCCTGGTGAGGTGCACGCTGCGCCTGCCCGTCGTGGTGCGCATGCCCCCGGTCCTCGCCTCGGGAGAACCGTTCCCCACGCGCTACTGGCTCACGTGCCCGCTGCTGCACCGGCGCATCGCGCGTCTCGAGGGGGCCGGCGAGGTGCGGCGCATGGAGGCGCTGCTCGAAGCCGATGCGTCACTGGCCAGCGCCATGCGTGACGCGCACACCCGCTATGCCGCCGAGCGCGACGCGCACGTGGACGATGGCGTCGCGCACCCGCCGGCAGGTGGGGTGGCGGGGATTCGCCTGGATGAAGAGGGGCGTGCCGGGCTGAAGTGCCTGCACGCGCACGCCGCGGACTTCCTCGCCGGACACGAGAACCCCGTCGGAGAGCGTGTCGCCTCGCAGACGCTGCCCGCGGACTGCCCGCTGCCGTGTGTGCACGTCGGCGCGGCGGGCGTCTGGGTGCGCAACCCGGAGTGGCGCGAGCCGTCGTTGGCCGAGCCGTAG
- a CDS encoding DUF2752 domain-containing protein, whose amino-acid sequence MGTHQQLGLPPCGFLVVTGIPCPGCGLTTSFSHMVRGEFTGATRANPFGVMLFFVTFFTIPVAAVGFYRGSPVLDTLEALHAEKWAILLSVTSILVWVIRVARHMLG is encoded by the coding sequence ATGGGCACGCACCAACAGCTGGGGCTGCCGCCGTGCGGGTTCCTGGTGGTGACGGGCATCCCCTGCCCCGGCTGCGGCCTCACCACCAGCTTCTCGCACATGGTGCGTGGCGAGTTCACGGGTGCCACCCGCGCCAACCCCTTCGGGGTGATGCTGTTCTTCGTCACGTTCTTCACCATCCCCGTGGCGGCGGTCGGCTTCTACCGCGGCAGTCCGGTGCTGGACACGCTCGAGGCGCTGCACGCCGAGAAGTGGGCCATCCTGCTCTCGGTGACCTCGATCTTGGTGTGGGTCATCCGGGTCGCCCGGCACATGCTGGGGTGA
- a CDS encoding sigma-70 family RNA polymerase sigma factor, producing the protein MVDPRTDEELMRVYCAGDAVAFDVLFERYADLLLRVARRHLETEDQARDVVQETFVRVHAARFDFRTDARLRPWVLTIAMNLVREHWRRTKRRKTSVDDTLDRRAAPAEEQGPIETRQRAEALHAALRRLPDSQREVVELHWIQELPFAEVARIVGTSEGAVRVRAHRAYKTLKELLQLELGHE; encoded by the coding sequence ATGGTCGACCCGCGGACGGACGAAGAGCTGATGCGCGTCTACTGCGCGGGCGACGCCGTGGCGTTCGACGTGCTCTTCGAGCGCTACGCCGACCTGCTGCTGCGCGTGGCGCGCCGGCACCTCGAGACCGAGGACCAGGCCCGCGACGTGGTGCAGGAGACCTTCGTCCGGGTACACGCGGCCCGCTTCGACTTCCGCACGGACGCGCGCCTGCGCCCTTGGGTGCTCACCATCGCCATGAACCTCGTGCGCGAGCACTGGCGCCGCACCAAGCGCCGCAAGACGTCCGTGGACGACACGCTCGACCGCCGCGCGGCCCCCGCCGAGGAGCAGGGGCCCATCGAGACCCGGCAGCGGGCCGAGGCCCTGCACGCCGCCCTGCGCCGCCTGCCGGACTCCCAGCGCGAGGTGGTCGAGCTGCACTGGATCCAGGAGCTGCCCTTCGCCGAGGTGGCCCGAATCGTGGGAACGAGCGAGGGCGCCGTAAGAGTTCGGGCCCATCGCGCATACAAGACGCTGAAGGAGCTGCTGCAGCTGGAGCTTGGCCATGAGTGA
- a CDS encoding glutathione S-transferase domain-containing protein, which translates to MRTLVALSYSPWSEKARWALDHHGVAYTYKEYKILLGEPQLRIATRNATGKATVPVLFDDGEVLGESWDIAHRAEAVGRGPTLFPEPHREAIRAWHERGQDACALARVGLIEKIRQDPEAMRAQIDAGVPRGLRPLMYPSSSLVMAWFANKHHGACPGDGAALRDACHALRRGLAGREHLFDQLTFADMAMAVMLQFVQPVSDTFIPLDPRTRRAWEDPALAREFADLLEWRDGLYARHRGQQAQAAT; encoded by the coding sequence ATGCGAACGTTGGTGGCGCTCTCGTACTCTCCTTGGTCCGAGAAGGCGCGGTGGGCACTGGACCACCATGGGGTGGCCTACACGTACAAGGAGTACAAGATCCTCCTGGGGGAGCCCCAGCTGCGCATCGCCACGCGCAACGCGACGGGTAAGGCCACCGTGCCGGTGCTCTTCGACGACGGTGAGGTGCTGGGGGAGAGCTGGGACATCGCGCATCGCGCCGAGGCCGTGGGGCGTGGGCCCACGCTGTTCCCGGAGCCGCACCGTGAGGCGATTCGCGCATGGCACGAGCGCGGCCAGGACGCGTGCGCGTTGGCTCGGGTGGGGCTCATCGAGAAGATTCGGCAGGACCCGGAGGCCATGCGGGCGCAGATCGACGCGGGCGTGCCGCGCGGCCTGCGGCCCCTGATGTACCCGAGCTCGTCGCTCGTGATGGCCTGGTTCGCGAACAAGCACCACGGGGCGTGTCCGGGAGACGGCGCTGCCCTGCGCGACGCGTGCCATGCGCTGCGGCGAGGGCTCGCGGGGCGCGAGCACCTGTTCGACCAGCTCACGTTTGCCGACATGGCCATGGCGGTCATGCTGCAGTTCGTGCAGCCCGTCTCCGACACGTTCATCCCGCTCGACCCGCGCACCCGCCGCGCGTGGGAGGACCCCGCGCTCGCGCGCGAGTTCGCGGACCTGCTCGAGTGGCGCGACGGTCTCTACGCGCGACACCGTGGGCAGCAGGCCCAGGCTGCGACGTGA
- a CDS encoding WD40 repeat domain-containing protein, protein MEVAPTRRDPPPVDLLGSRGGHTAPVTGAAFSPDGERVVTSSEDGTARLWHVASAALVAVLEGHSDEVNAVTFAPNGSVIATGSEDGTAMLWEASTGAAHSTLHSPAGGLWTVAFSPDGSLLAGAGSAGMAAIWDARDNTLHATLSGHSGLMWTAEFSPDGTRLATACEDRTAALWDTRTGARMATLAGHTAPVTNVWFSADGTQLATRGDDRTVRLWDGRTGAARHTLTHAEEVHGAAFSRDGALVATGSDDTSVRLWDARSGAPRGELAGHTEAVIDVLFTPDGARLVSVCGDGSVSVWGLHTRQLQVRWDGGLDAPLMSVLSRNGRQLLIVADDTARVLDLETGAYRATFPGESHLQPDVP, encoded by the coding sequence GTGGAGGTCGCCCCCACGCGACGGGACCCACCTCCTGTGGACCTGTTGGGCTCCCGCGGCGGGCACACCGCCCCAGTCACCGGCGCCGCGTTCAGCCCCGACGGGGAGCGCGTGGTCACGAGCAGCGAAGACGGAACGGCGCGCCTGTGGCACGTCGCGTCCGCGGCGCTGGTCGCGGTGCTCGAAGGGCACTCGGACGAGGTCAACGCGGTCACCTTCGCACCCAACGGGTCGGTCATCGCCACGGGCAGCGAAGACGGCACCGCGATGCTTTGGGAGGCGAGCACGGGTGCAGCCCACAGCACGCTGCACAGCCCTGCCGGCGGCCTGTGGACCGTGGCCTTCAGCCCCGACGGTTCACTCTTGGCGGGCGCCGGAAGCGCGGGGATGGCGGCGATCTGGGACGCCCGCGACAACACCCTGCACGCCACGCTCTCGGGCCACTCCGGACTGATGTGGACCGCCGAGTTCAGCCCCGACGGAACACGCCTGGCGACCGCGTGCGAGGATCGCACGGCCGCTCTCTGGGACACGCGCACCGGTGCCCGCATGGCGACGCTCGCTGGACACACCGCGCCGGTGACCAATGTCTGGTTCAGCGCTGACGGAACACAGCTGGCGACCCGGGGCGACGACCGCACCGTGCGCCTGTGGGACGGGCGCACGGGCGCGGCACGTCACACGCTGACACACGCGGAGGAGGTACACGGCGCCGCGTTCAGCCGCGACGGTGCGCTGGTCGCGACAGGCTCGGACGACACGAGCGTGCGCCTCTGGGATGCCCGCTCCGGAGCCCCCCGTGGCGAGCTCGCAGGCCACACCGAGGCCGTCATCGACGTGCTCTTCACGCCCGACGGCGCGCGGCTCGTGAGCGTGTGCGGCGACGGCAGCGTGAGCGTCTGGGGGCTTCACACGCGTCAGCTCCAGGTGCGCTGGGACGGGGGGCTCGACGCGCCGCTCATGTCGGTGCTCAGCCGCAACGGACGACAGCTGCTCATCGTGGCGGACGACACCGCGCGCGTGCTGGACCTGGAGACGGGCGCGTACCGCGCGACCTTCCCGGGCGAGTCCCACCTGCAGCCGGACGTGCCCTGA
- a CDS encoding DUF1109 family protein, with the protein MSETDENPLPDEELRAFVRSAGVSSAASGDPAGDSSALAALRERVQAGVAAEERRPLAGLRQRPTWQRALVGVAALGTLVMTTWVAIPRTDLASYPAWRLALELSAYGAAFVLCALVALRGAHLPALPPWKTYGLSGAAVALVALVGLLPAPHAHDEHVSRGVAELLSPCGLVGALVALPVYLLVRLLDRGSSLSAVAAGTAAGLAGNTFLQMHCANTGTAHMALGHAMVVVWCVLGVLLARRLERA; encoded by the coding sequence ATGAGTGAGACCGACGAGAACCCCCTTCCCGACGAAGAGCTGCGCGCCTTCGTGCGCTCCGCTGGGGTGTCCTCGGCGGCGAGCGGCGATCCGGCGGGCGACTCGTCGGCCCTCGCCGCGCTGCGAGAGCGGGTGCAGGCCGGGGTCGCGGCCGAGGAGCGGCGCCCCCTCGCTGGGCTCCGTCAGCGTCCCACCTGGCAGCGCGCTCTGGTCGGGGTGGCCGCCCTCGGTACGCTCGTCATGACCACGTGGGTCGCGATTCCCCGCACGGACCTCGCCAGCTACCCCGCGTGGCGCCTGGCCCTCGAGCTCTCCGCGTATGGCGCCGCGTTCGTGCTGTGCGCGCTGGTCGCGCTGCGTGGGGCTCACCTGCCGGCGTTGCCCCCGTGGAAGACCTACGGGCTGTCGGGGGCAGCCGTGGCGCTGGTGGCGCTGGTGGGTCTGCTCCCGGCGCCCCACGCGCACGACGAGCACGTCTCGCGCGGCGTGGCCGAGCTGCTGAGCCCGTGCGGGCTGGTGGGCGCCCTGGTGGCGCTGCCCGTGTACCTGCTGGTGCGCCTGCTGGATCGCGGGAGCTCCCTCTCGGCCGTGGCGGCGGGCACGGCGGCGGGCTTGGCCGGAAACACGTTCCTGCAGATGCACTGTGCCAACACGGGCACCGCGCACATGGCTCTCGGGCACGCCATGGTGGTGGTGTGGTGCGTGCTGGGTGTGCTGCTGGCGCGGCGGCTCGAGCGCGCCTGA
- a CDS encoding bifunctional SulP family inorganic anion transporter/carbonic anhydrase has translation MNAPSLRFAGRDLVSGTVVYLVALPLCLGVALASGAPLASGLLAGIVGGLVVGAISGSHTSVAGPAAGLTAVVAAQIATLGSFEAFLVAIVLAGVIQVGLGFARAGFIASFFPNAVIKGLLAAIGIILILKQVPHILGHDNDPEGEMSFQQPDGETSLTELIVAFFDIHPAAVLISVASLAILLAWGHVKLLERSPLPAALVVVVFGVGANAVLGALGSSWTLGGNHLVRVPVAETPSDALSLLAFPDWSILGSSAVYFAAVTLAIVATLETLLNLDAVDQIDPERRHSPPNRELIAQGFGNMVAGLVGGIPVTSVIVRSSVNINSGVKTKLSTLTHGVLLAVSVLLIPKVLNTIPLACLAAILMHTGFKLAKPALFRQMWADGPQQFLPFIITIVFIVFTDLLVGVMIGLLGATLFILWSNLRRPVQQYTEKHVSGDVVRIELANQVSFLNRAALERAMRAVPSGGHLLLDARQTDYIDPDIVDLIRDFVQDTAVARGVGVSGIGFQGPYAALNRGINYEAYSTSEVRDAMTPGDVLALLEEGNQRFQRGDSLTRDFKHQLRHTAQGQAPLAVILSCIDSRAPVEQVFDAGLGDIFTVRIAGNVAREKVLGSIEYACKVAGAKLIVVMGHTQCGAVTSAVSLRASGQTAAEATDCEHIDVLVDEIQAAMGDDHPDPEALADSERKGALVDGYAERNVERTIHVIRSRSTAVRALLDAGRVIMVGAMYDVGTGRVRFLDASEEHGSPALLTGVPAEPADASAPPAAT, from the coding sequence ATGAACGCACCGTCTCTCCGCTTCGCAGGTCGCGACCTCGTGTCCGGCACCGTCGTCTATCTCGTGGCCCTGCCCCTGTGCCTCGGGGTGGCGCTCGCGTCGGGCGCGCCCTTGGCTTCGGGCTTGCTGGCCGGCATCGTGGGCGGCCTCGTCGTCGGCGCCATCAGCGGATCGCACACCAGCGTCGCGGGCCCCGCCGCGGGCCTGACGGCGGTCGTCGCCGCGCAGATCGCGACGCTGGGCTCGTTCGAGGCGTTCTTGGTCGCCATCGTGCTCGCCGGCGTCATCCAGGTCGGTCTCGGGTTCGCGCGCGCCGGCTTCATCGCCTCGTTCTTCCCAAACGCCGTCATCAAGGGGCTGCTCGCGGCCATCGGCATCATCCTGATCCTCAAGCAGGTGCCGCACATCCTGGGGCACGACAACGACCCCGAGGGCGAGATGTCGTTCCAGCAGCCCGACGGCGAGACGTCGCTGACCGAGCTGATCGTGGCGTTCTTCGACATCCACCCGGCCGCCGTCCTCATCAGCGTGGCGTCGCTCGCCATCTTGCTGGCGTGGGGACACGTGAAGCTCCTCGAGCGCAGCCCGCTCCCGGCCGCGCTGGTGGTCGTCGTGTTCGGCGTCGGCGCCAACGCGGTGCTGGGCGCGCTGGGGAGCTCGTGGACCCTGGGCGGCAACCACCTGGTGCGCGTCCCGGTGGCAGAGACCCCCTCCGACGCCCTCTCGCTGCTGGCGTTTCCGGACTGGTCCATCCTCGGGAGCTCGGCAGTCTACTTCGCCGCCGTCACCCTCGCGATCGTGGCGACCCTCGAGACCCTTCTGAACCTCGACGCCGTGGACCAGATCGACCCGGAGCGCAGACACTCGCCCCCGAACCGTGAGCTCATCGCCCAAGGCTTCGGCAACATGGTGGCCGGCCTGGTGGGTGGCATCCCGGTCACGAGTGTCATCGTGCGCAGCAGCGTCAACATCAACTCCGGCGTGAAGACCAAGCTGAGCACCCTCACGCACGGCGTGTTGCTCGCCGTGTCCGTGCTGTTGATCCCCAAGGTCCTGAACACCATCCCGCTCGCCTGCCTGGCCGCCATCCTGATGCACACGGGGTTCAAGCTCGCCAAGCCCGCCCTGTTCCGGCAGATGTGGGCGGACGGTCCCCAGCAGTTCCTGCCGTTCATCATCACCATCGTCTTCATCGTGTTCACCGACCTGCTCGTGGGCGTGATGATTGGCCTGCTGGGCGCCACCCTGTTCATCCTGTGGAGCAACTTGCGGCGCCCCGTGCAGCAGTACACGGAGAAGCACGTCAGCGGCGACGTGGTGCGCATCGAGCTGGCCAACCAGGTGAGCTTCTTGAACCGCGCCGCGCTCGAGCGCGCGATGCGCGCGGTCCCGAGCGGTGGACACTTGCTGCTCGACGCGCGCCAGACCGACTACATCGACCCGGACATCGTCGACCTCATTCGCGACTTCGTCCAAGACACCGCGGTCGCGCGAGGCGTGGGGGTCAGCGGCATAGGCTTCCAGGGCCCGTACGCGGCGCTCAACCGCGGCATCAACTACGAAGCGTACTCGACCTCCGAGGTGCGCGACGCCATGACGCCAGGCGACGTGCTCGCGCTGCTCGAAGAGGGCAACCAACGCTTCCAACGCGGCGACTCGCTCACGCGCGACTTCAAGCATCAGCTGCGGCACACCGCGCAAGGCCAGGCCCCGCTGGCGGTCATCCTGAGCTGCATCGACAGCCGCGCGCCCGTCGAGCAGGTGTTCGATGCGGGGCTGGGCGACATCTTCACGGTGCGCATCGCCGGGAACGTGGCGCGCGAGAAGGTGCTCGGGAGCATCGAGTACGCGTGCAAGGTGGCGGGCGCCAAGCTGATCGTGGTCATGGGCCACACGCAGTGCGGGGCCGTCACGTCGGCCGTGTCCCTGCGGGCGAGCGGTCAGACGGCCGCAGAGGCGACGGACTGCGAGCACATCGACGTCTTGGTGGACGAGATCCAGGCCGCGATGGGCGACGACCACCCCGACCCCGAGGCCTTGGCCGACTCCGAGCGCAAGGGCGCGCTGGTCGACGGCTACGCCGAGCGCAACGTGGAGCGCACCATCCACGTCATCCGCTCGCGCAGCACCGCCGTACGCGCCCTGCTGGACGCTGGCCGGGTGATCATGGTCGGCGCCATGTACGACGTCGGGACAGGCCGTGTGCGCTTCCTGGACGCGTCGGAGGAGCACGGTTCGCCTGCGCTCCTCACGGGCGTCCCCGCCGAGCCGGCGGACGCGAGCGCCCCACCGGCGGCGACCTGA